From a single Gimesia fumaroli genomic region:
- a CDS encoding DUF1553 domain-containing protein, producing MRPFLKLSCLMLLMTALNGFNGPSADAQVQAPKVAPQNEQAGIEFFENKIRPVLVEHCYDCHSGAPDPENASFVLDTRAGIQQGGDSGKAVVPGNLKQSLILQALEHDPDFYAMPPDEKLPAQVIADFRKWIQMGAPDPRKGNVPSSPKKKTELAIDFDKEREFWSFRPLTTPEVPEVKSEAWSGSAIDRFIKAKLDEKKLTPVKTADRRTLVRRVYFDLTGLPPSAEEIEKFVNDPSPQAYEHLIDRLLNSPQYGETWGRHWLDLARYADSNGLDINLTFYNAWRYRDYVIQVFNEDKPYNEFIREQIAGDLLPYENDDERTRNIVATGFLVMGAKMLSERDKEKLRMDVVDEQIDVTGRAFMGMTLGCARCHDHKFDPIPMTDYYALAGIFRSTETVHGNRLGNQFVSGWMTRPLPIKPEHAAALEKHAAELKTLEEKLKDDSDQLKQLNGDTKQQQHLKRLAGIVVDDTQAVKTGAWKESVYSKNYLGVGYVHDMNEEQGKKTIRFTPDLPAAGKYEVRFAFPGSRGRADRVPVTIHSLQGAKTIYVDQTKPGPIDGVLTSLGNFEFAAGKAGAVEVSNKVASGYVVVDAMQFIPQFKLPKQNGVLVAKKPTVDSAADVRAVKIKTLEASVKTLTAQIKKLKANAPPPAPVALAVGEQPDPADYRIARRGNIHQLGDKVDRGFLTIASIQEPPEVSPKQSGRLELANWLSQPQNPLTSRVIVNRVWKHLFGNGLVRSVDNFGHLGEQPTHPELLDYLAQRFVSEGWSIKTLIREIMVSRTYQLSSKFEADQYQQDPGNHFLWRMNRRRLSAESIRDAVLSISGKIDLKQGGSSVAHYPEQAISPNKNEKLKQNPSEFRRSVYLPIVRGNVPASLTVFDFPAPEMLVGNRPVTTVPAQALFMMNSPFVIGQAQATAERLLNDKQQSDSECVSKLYLACLGRDANQAEQAEALQYIESLMKADANSDKEAARVKAWTSYCQILFASTEFRFLN from the coding sequence TTGCGTCCTTTCCTGAAATTATCTTGCCTGATGTTGCTGATGACTGCGTTGAATGGTTTCAATGGACCGTCGGCTGATGCTCAGGTTCAGGCTCCGAAAGTCGCTCCGCAAAACGAGCAGGCGGGGATTGAGTTCTTCGAAAATAAGATTCGTCCGGTCCTGGTCGAGCATTGTTACGACTGTCATTCGGGCGCTCCCGATCCGGAAAATGCTTCGTTTGTATTGGACACGCGCGCGGGAATTCAACAGGGGGGCGATTCGGGAAAAGCGGTCGTGCCGGGGAATCTGAAACAGAGTCTGATTCTGCAGGCGCTCGAACACGATCCCGATTTTTATGCGATGCCGCCAGATGAGAAATTGCCCGCGCAGGTGATCGCCGATTTTCGCAAGTGGATTCAGATGGGCGCTCCTGATCCTCGGAAAGGAAACGTGCCGAGCAGTCCGAAGAAGAAAACGGAACTCGCGATTGATTTTGATAAAGAACGCGAGTTCTGGTCGTTCCGACCTTTGACCACGCCAGAGGTTCCCGAAGTAAAAAGTGAAGCCTGGTCAGGTAGTGCGATTGACCGATTTATCAAAGCAAAGCTGGATGAGAAAAAACTGACTCCGGTCAAGACGGCGGATCGGCGGACGCTGGTGCGTCGCGTTTATTTTGATTTGACCGGATTGCCGCCGAGCGCGGAGGAGATAGAGAAGTTTGTGAACGATCCTTCTCCCCAAGCGTACGAGCATCTGATTGATCGCTTACTCAATTCGCCACAGTATGGTGAAACGTGGGGACGGCACTGGCTGGACCTGGCCCGCTATGCGGATTCGAACGGCCTGGATATCAACCTGACGTTTTACAATGCCTGGCGGTATCGCGATTATGTGATCCAGGTGTTTAACGAAGATAAGCCTTACAACGAGTTTATCCGCGAGCAGATTGCCGGCGACCTGCTGCCTTACGAAAACGATGATGAGCGGACGCGGAATATTGTCGCCACCGGGTTTCTGGTGATGGGCGCGAAAATGCTCAGCGAGCGGGATAAAGAAAAACTGCGGATGGACGTGGTTGATGAGCAGATTGATGTGACGGGTCGGGCGTTTATGGGAATGACGCTGGGTTGTGCCCGCTGTCACGATCATAAATTCGATCCGATTCCAATGACCGACTATTATGCACTGGCCGGGATCTTTCGCAGCACGGAGACCGTGCATGGAAATCGTCTGGGAAATCAGTTCGTTTCGGGCTGGATGACGCGTCCTTTGCCGATCAAACCCGAACATGCGGCGGCGCTGGAGAAACATGCAGCCGAGCTGAAAACGCTGGAAGAGAAGCTGAAAGACGATTCGGATCAGTTAAAACAATTGAATGGCGATACCAAACAGCAGCAACACTTGAAAAGACTGGCGGGGATTGTGGTCGATGATACCCAGGCAGTGAAAACGGGTGCGTGGAAAGAGTCGGTCTATTCGAAAAATTATCTGGGCGTGGGTTACGTGCATGATATGAACGAAGAGCAGGGGAAGAAGACGATTCGCTTTACCCCGGATCTGCCCGCCGCCGGCAAGTACGAAGTGCGTTTTGCGTTTCCAGGGAGCAGAGGTCGTGCCGATCGCGTGCCTGTGACGATTCATTCGCTGCAGGGAGCAAAAACCATTTATGTCGATCAGACAAAGCCGGGACCGATTGATGGTGTCTTGACATCGCTTGGTAATTTTGAATTTGCCGCGGGTAAAGCGGGAGCCGTTGAAGTTTCGAACAAGGTAGCTTCGGGTTATGTGGTTGTCGATGCGATGCAGTTCATTCCACAATTTAAGTTGCCAAAGCAGAATGGCGTGCTGGTCGCGAAAAAGCCGACGGTTGACTCTGCAGCAGACGTTCGTGCAGTGAAAATCAAAACGCTGGAAGCGAGTGTGAAAACGCTGACGGCTCAGATTAAAAAATTGAAAGCGAATGCCCCGCCTCCGGCACCGGTCGCGCTGGCCGTGGGTGAGCAGCCTGATCCTGCCGACTATCGAATTGCCCGGCGGGGAAATATTCACCAACTGGGTGATAAAGTGGATCGCGGCTTTCTGACGATTGCTTCGATTCAGGAGCCGCCTGAGGTTAGTCCCAAACAGAGTGGGCGGTTGGAACTGGCGAACTGGTTGAGCCAGCCACAGAATCCGTTGACGAGTCGTGTGATTGTGAATCGGGTCTGGAAGCATCTGTTTGGAAACGGGCTGGTACGAAGCGTTGATAATTTTGGTCACCTGGGAGAACAGCCAACGCATCCGGAGCTGCTCGATTATCTGGCGCAGCGGTTTGTTTCTGAAGGCTGGTCGATTAAGACATTGATTCGCGAAATCATGGTGAGCCGAACGTATCAATTGAGTTCGAAGTTTGAGGCGGATCAATATCAACAGGACCCCGGGAATCATTTCCTGTGGCGGATGAATCGCCGGCGTCTGTCTGCGGAAAGTATTCGCGATGCGGTGCTGTCGATCTCCGGCAAGATTGATTTGAAGCAGGGAGGTTCGTCGGTGGCGCATTATCCCGAGCAAGCCATCAGTCCGAACAAGAATGAAAAATTGAAGCAGAACCCGTCTGAGTTTCGCCGGAGTGTCTATTTACCGATCGTGCGGGGTAATGTGCCGGCTTCTTTGACGGTGTTTGATTTTCCTGCTCCTGAAATGCTGGTGGGGAATCGCCCTGTCACGACGGTGCCCGCTCAGGCGCTATTTATGATGAATAGTCCGTTTGTCATCGGGCAGGCACAGGCGACGGCAGAGCGACTTTTGAATGATAAACAACAGAGCGATTCTGAATGCGTTTCGAAATTGTATCTAGCCTGTCTGGGTCGTGATGCGAACCAGGCAGAACAGGCGGAAGCATTACAGTATATCGAGTCTCTGATGAAAGCAGATGCGAATTCGGACAAAGAGGCTGCACGGGTGAAGGCCTGGACCTCTTATTGTCAGATTCTGTTTGCTTCGACCGAATTTCGATTCTTGAATTGA
- a CDS encoding DUF1501 domain-containing protein produces the protein MAMQPLNLSRRQMLKSSACGFGYLAMAGLSSEAALKSQSPLQSKTPHFEPRAKRVIFLFMHGGPSQVDTFDYKPRLAKEDGQRLPFKAAKNIEKSSQENLRLMKSPWKFKQRGESGLWISELFDNVAEHADDLCVINSMHTNGQSHGQAVMKLHTGSDSLVRPSVGSWMVYGLGTENNNLPGFISICPSRGHGGVRNFGSAFLPAVYQGTAIGDADTAAREAQIRFLANNASSETQQRKQLGLLQAMNERHLKQVKVDQEIEGVINSYELAFRMQSEVPTLMDLTVETKETHELYGINDKTTENFGRQCLMARRFAEAGVRYIEVALGNNRWDQHSGLKSGHERNSRMVDKPIAGLLADLKQRGLLEDTLVVWGGEFGRTPIAQGTNGRDHNPQGYSMWLAGAGVKRGHVHGATDEYGYYATRDKVHIHDLHATLLHLMGMDHKRLTYRYAGRDFRLTDIYGEVVHEILAG, from the coding sequence ATGGCTATGCAACCACTCAATTTATCCCGTCGGCAAATGTTGAAGTCATCGGCTTGTGGATTTGGTTATCTGGCGATGGCGGGCTTAAGCTCTGAAGCGGCTTTGAAATCTCAGTCTCCGCTCCAGTCCAAAACGCCGCACTTCGAGCCTCGCGCCAAGCGTGTGATTTTCCTGTTCATGCATGGCGGTCCGAGTCAGGTGGATACGTTTGATTATAAGCCCCGTTTAGCGAAAGAGGACGGACAGCGACTCCCTTTCAAAGCAGCGAAGAATATCGAGAAATCGTCGCAGGAGAACCTGCGTCTGATGAAATCTCCCTGGAAGTTCAAGCAGCGGGGGGAAAGCGGGCTCTGGATTTCCGAGTTGTTTGATAACGTGGCCGAACACGCGGACGATTTGTGTGTGATTAATTCGATGCACACCAACGGCCAGTCGCACGGGCAGGCGGTGATGAAACTGCATACGGGGTCGGACAGTCTGGTACGGCCTTCGGTCGGTTCGTGGATGGTGTACGGCTTGGGCACGGAAAATAATAACCTGCCCGGTTTCATTTCGATCTGCCCCTCACGCGGTCATGGTGGCGTGAGGAATTTTGGCAGCGCGTTTCTGCCTGCCGTCTATCAGGGAACAGCCATCGGCGATGCCGACACTGCTGCCAGGGAAGCGCAGATTCGATTCCTGGCGAACAATGCATCTTCGGAGACACAGCAACGAAAACAGCTGGGGCTGTTACAGGCGATGAACGAGCGGCATCTAAAGCAGGTCAAAGTCGACCAGGAAATTGAAGGCGTGATCAATTCGTACGAGTTGGCGTTTCGGATGCAGTCGGAAGTTCCCACGCTGATGGATCTGACGGTGGAGACGAAAGAGACGCATGAATTATACGGGATCAATGACAAGACGACGGAGAATTTTGGGCGTCAATGTCTGATGGCCCGCCGTTTTGCTGAAGCGGGGGTGCGTTATATTGAAGTCGCGCTGGGAAATAATCGCTGGGATCAACACAGCGGCTTGAAGAGCGGGCACGAACGGAATTCACGGATGGTGGATAAGCCGATCGCCGGTTTGCTGGCCGATTTGAAACAACGCGGATTGCTGGAAGATACCCTGGTAGTCTGGGGCGGCGAATTCGGACGGACGCCGATCGCACAGGGGACCAATGGTCGGGATCACAATCCGCAAGGTTATTCGATGTGGCTGGCGGGAGCGGGTGTGAAACGGGGACACGTGCATGGTGCCACCGATGAGTACGGTTATTATGCGACCCGCGATAAAGTTCACATTCACGATTTACATGCCACGCTGCTGCATCTGATGGGCATGGATCATAAGCGGCTGACGTATCGTTATGCCGGCCGCGATTTCCGTCTGACGGATATTTATGGAGAAGTGGTGCACGAGATTCTCGCAGGTTAA
- the pheS gene encoding phenylalanine--tRNA ligase subunit alpha — protein MSDNNDALVEAAMESIAAAQSLSELDEVRVQYLGKKGKLKDLQAQLKSLSPEEKREFGKTLNTIKQSIQTGLAEKKTQLEEKEKSGPDLESIDVTLPGVRALPGYRHPLMTTMDEVKSILIGLGFRYDDYPEVETEFFNFDALNTPDWHPARDMHDSFYTTKGNVLRTHTSAFQTRAMKNFGPPPLRAMTSGRCYRRDEIDASHFPIFHQLDVIAIDENISFADLKWVLYQLASSLFGKDVQLRFRPSYFPFTTPSAEVDVMFNGKWLEILGAGMIRPEVLEAGGVDSEKWQGFAFGLGLDRMAMIRHGITDIRLMYENEEAFLRQF, from the coding sequence ATGTCTGACAACAATGACGCGCTGGTAGAAGCGGCGATGGAAAGCATCGCAGCCGCACAATCTCTTTCGGAACTGGATGAAGTGCGCGTCCAATACCTGGGGAAGAAGGGGAAACTCAAGGACCTGCAAGCCCAGCTGAAATCGTTGTCGCCCGAAGAAAAACGTGAATTCGGCAAGACGCTCAATACGATTAAGCAGAGCATTCAGACCGGGCTGGCTGAAAAGAAAACTCAGCTTGAAGAGAAAGAAAAGTCGGGTCCTGATCTCGAATCCATCGATGTGACGCTGCCTGGTGTACGTGCTTTACCCGGCTATCGGCATCCCCTGATGACGACGATGGATGAAGTCAAATCGATCCTAATCGGCTTGGGCTTCCGCTACGATGATTATCCCGAGGTGGAAACAGAATTCTTTAACTTCGATGCATTGAATACGCCCGACTGGCATCCGGCGCGGGATATGCACGATTCATTTTATACGACCAAAGGGAATGTATTACGGACCCATACTTCGGCCTTCCAAACGCGGGCGATGAAGAATTTCGGGCCGCCTCCGTTGCGGGCGATGACTTCGGGTCGCTGTTATCGGAGGGATGAAATTGATGCTTCTCACTTCCCGATCTTTCATCAACTGGATGTGATCGCCATTGATGAAAATATCAGTTTTGCAGATCTGAAATGGGTTTTGTATCAATTAGCCAGTAGCTTGTTTGGCAAAGATGTTCAACTCCGTTTCCGCCCCAGTTATTTTCCCTTCACCACGCCGAGTGCAGAAGTGGATGTGATGTTTAACGGCAAATGGCTGGAGATTCTGGGAGCCGGAATGATTCGTCCCGAAGTTCTGGAAGCCGGCGGGGTCGACTCGGAAAAATGGCAGGGATTTGCCTTCGGCCTGGGGCTAGATCGGATGGCGATGATTCGACATGGGATCACTGATATCCGGCTGATGTATGAAAATGAAGAAGCGTTTTTGCGTCAGTTTTAA
- the pheT gene encoding phenylalanine--tRNA ligase subunit beta produces MRINTGWLRDYLSEDCKESELLDAFMTVGLEVEEEHDLAQALESIRVGFIREKKPVGDDGQYFECLVEIEKGKLVTILCASAHPVEIGWGVPVAIPGTKLPSGALISEGKFKGIRSEGMICLDGELGMIAKSTGLQVFKDEAALGESLPSVSPFQESLVEVSVLPNRPDCLGMIGIAREVAAVLDMQLKYPSQRVIQPAAGQSESVAVEIDDASLCSRYACQVFDGVQVRSSPHWLQSRLQTAGLRPINNVVDITNFVMLEWGQPLHAFDFDSLKGNRIEVRRIRQDEKLKLLDETEVDGAEQPLVIADAEKPIALAGIMGGWNSQTTAGSKRILLEAACFDPVCIRTSSRKLRISTDSSYRFERGTDPNDMLSGAFNRAAELLQDAELSAAKPASAITDSYPNVRERTKFSLDSGRFSKLLGAEISDEQIKDCLSKLEMTADADLTISVPTWRVDVNNEVVLAEDVARLLRYDSIVMKPMVATTTKGRVSETDSLRTNVATFLTSNGFLECRTPPLTTEQVALSFSQWPGDSIQVQNPISKEMTTLRQSLVGSLVEVTERNARRGASSFRFFEIDRTFRQNDDVIDERWMIGGVLGGYVNDSAWIASEKEFDFLHAKGLVENLFAHISVDDITFEKDTPAKGYRGEEFAALKHGDQRIGALGRIDLNELGIKDRARVPLYGFELDLSALVQVKSPARMFSGLARTQVIARDISILVPIDLRYAEIETSLEKAFASAVENLQVEPRKESDVAVVLQPKLENVICVDTFTGESIGADAMSLTIRMMFRDEAHTLTSGEAQQLMDYVVKQLNAEHGAVQR; encoded by the coding sequence ATGCGAATAAATACTGGTTGGTTGCGCGATTATCTGTCTGAAGACTGCAAAGAGAGCGAACTGCTTGATGCCTTCATGACGGTGGGCCTGGAAGTCGAAGAAGAACATGATCTTGCGCAAGCGTTAGAGTCGATCCGGGTTGGTTTTATTCGGGAGAAGAAACCGGTTGGTGATGACGGCCAATATTTCGAATGTCTGGTCGAAATTGAAAAAGGCAAGCTGGTAACGATTCTCTGCGCCTCCGCGCATCCGGTCGAGATCGGCTGGGGAGTCCCTGTAGCAATTCCCGGCACAAAGCTTCCCAGCGGTGCTTTGATTTCCGAAGGAAAATTCAAAGGAATTCGCTCTGAAGGAATGATTTGCCTGGATGGTGAATTGGGAATGATTGCCAAGTCAACCGGTTTACAGGTTTTCAAAGATGAAGCAGCGCTCGGCGAGAGTCTGCCTTCCGTGTCTCCGTTTCAGGAATCACTGGTCGAAGTATCGGTCCTACCGAACCGTCCTGACTGTCTGGGAATGATTGGGATCGCCCGTGAAGTTGCGGCTGTATTGGACATGCAGTTAAAGTATCCTAGTCAGCGGGTGATTCAACCTGCCGCTGGTCAGAGTGAGTCTGTTGCGGTTGAAATCGATGATGCATCTCTGTGTTCGCGTTATGCCTGTCAGGTGTTTGACGGAGTTCAAGTTCGCAGTTCACCTCACTGGCTTCAGAGCCGCCTGCAAACAGCGGGCTTGCGTCCGATTAATAACGTGGTGGATATCACGAACTTTGTAATGCTGGAATGGGGACAGCCGTTACACGCATTCGATTTCGATTCACTAAAAGGAAATCGGATCGAAGTCCGCCGTATTCGCCAAGATGAAAAACTGAAATTGCTGGATGAAACTGAAGTGGATGGCGCGGAGCAACCGTTGGTGATTGCCGATGCCGAGAAACCAATTGCCCTGGCAGGAATCATGGGGGGCTGGAACTCCCAGACTACAGCTGGCTCAAAACGCATTTTGCTGGAAGCCGCCTGCTTTGATCCGGTTTGCATTCGAACCTCTTCCCGAAAGCTGCGAATCAGCACGGATTCCTCTTATCGCTTTGAACGGGGGACTGACCCGAATGACATGTTGAGCGGTGCTTTCAACCGAGCGGCGGAACTGCTTCAGGATGCAGAACTGTCCGCGGCAAAGCCAGCTTCTGCGATTACAGACAGCTATCCGAACGTACGCGAACGGACGAAATTCTCGCTGGATTCCGGCCGGTTTTCAAAGTTATTAGGAGCAGAAATCAGCGATGAGCAGATCAAAGACTGCCTTTCCAAACTGGAAATGACAGCGGATGCGGATCTGACGATTTCCGTGCCGACCTGGCGCGTGGATGTGAATAATGAAGTCGTGCTTGCCGAAGATGTGGCGCGGCTTCTGCGATATGACAGTATTGTCATGAAGCCGATGGTAGCAACGACGACCAAAGGTCGTGTTTCCGAAACGGATAGTCTCCGAACCAATGTCGCGACATTTCTGACGAGTAATGGTTTTCTGGAATGCCGTACGCCTCCGCTGACGACAGAGCAGGTTGCTTTATCGTTCAGTCAATGGCCCGGTGATTCGATCCAGGTGCAAAACCCAATTTCTAAAGAAATGACGACGCTCCGTCAGAGTCTGGTGGGGAGTCTGGTGGAAGTGACTGAGCGGAACGCGCGACGTGGTGCCAGCAGTTTTCGGTTTTTCGAGATAGATCGTACCTTCCGTCAGAATGACGACGTGATTGATGAACGCTGGATGATTGGCGGCGTGCTGGGAGGTTATGTCAATGACTCTGCCTGGATTGCCTCCGAGAAAGAATTTGATTTTCTACATGCCAAGGGACTGGTTGAAAATCTGTTTGCTCATATCAGTGTGGATGACATCACATTTGAAAAGGATACACCTGCTAAGGGATACCGTGGTGAAGAGTTCGCCGCGCTAAAGCACGGGGATCAACGGATTGGTGCACTGGGAAGAATTGATCTGAACGAACTCGGGATTAAGGACCGTGCACGCGTGCCTTTGTATGGATTCGAATTGGATCTCTCGGCCTTGGTTCAGGTAAAATCGCCCGCTCGAATGTTTAGCGGCCTGGCCCGGACTCAGGTGATTGCCCGTGATATTTCGATTCTGGTTCCGATTGATTTACGTTACGCTGAGATTGAGACGTCTCTGGAAAAAGCATTTGCTTCTGCGGTCGAAAATTTGCAGGTGGAACCTCGCAAAGAAAGTGATGTGGCCGTTGTTCTTCAGCCTAAACTGGAGAATGTCATTTGTGTCGATACTTTTACGGGTGAAAGTATCGGGGCTGATGCGATGAGTTTGACGATTCGCATGATGTTTCGCGACGAGGCACATACCCTGACCTCGGGTGAGGCACAGCAATTGATGGACTATGTCGTGAAGCAGCTCAACGCGGAGCACGGTGCGGTTCAGCGGTAG